GCACCTCCATTTCTCTCGATGCTTTGGCATCTGAAAGACAAAGCTAGCTTTTGCTCTtgttttttaacaaaaaaaaataaaaacttcccTCAACTCGGTGACTAGACTCGGAGTAACTCTGGCGTGTCAGCCAAgtttccccaaaacttctcgtTTTGGAAGTCTCTTGTAATACTTGTATAATGTATAGAATTGTGAACTCCAAAAATTCCTAGAAAACCCTAGGAAGTTGTTGACATACATAGTTAGAAAAGAAGGAGGAAGGTAGCAAGATGAATAAGCATGGTAAATGTATGAAACAGAAGCTccagaaaaagaagaaacaaaagcaGCAACAGAAGTACAACGAGAAACTAGAATTAGCTCCCGCTGAACTTGGTGGTAACCATGAAACTGGTCGGCACAAATTCTTTATCTTTtaccgatcaaacaaaaaaaaaaagaatcgtgAAATACTAGTTTCTGGAACAACCCCGGTTTTATCATCGGATGTCCCGGAAGGGATAATTTGTGAGATATTGAGTAGACTTCCCGTGAAATCACTCATGAGGTTCAAGTGCGTTCGCAAACGTTGGCAAACCCTAATCCAGAAAGATGACTTCTTCATTGATTTAAACTACTCTCGATCGAAAGCAGCACATTATGCTTCACTTGTATGTATCGGGGAACTACGGCTAAAGGATATGCTGAATGATATAACGTGTTTGATATCTATGGAGTTACTTCTGCCGTCAAAAGAAAATGGATATGTAGCAGCTGCTGGAGCTATATCTTTATGGAAATACCCCTTTCCAAAATATAAAAGGGTTTTTTCTACCACCAATGGGTTGCTTTGTGTCACGGACTTGATTGAATACTCTGTTTGCATATACAACATTAGCACTAGAGAATCAACTCCATGGATCAAATCGACATTTATCAGACTCAAACAAGAGGAAGATAACAAACAAGAGCTATATAGAGACTTTTTTCTCCATAAGTTCGGGTTGGGATATGATGCAGTGACAAAGGAACACAAAGTGGTTGCAGTATGGAAGTGTTATGCATCTGATGAGCTGGTTAGTGAGGTCTTAACCGTAAGACATAATACATGGAGAAGGATTGACGCCGTCGTCCCACCTCTTAGTGGAAAGGGTTGTTTTATTTGTTGGCTGCATTTTCACCATCACTGCGAAGAACCATGTTTCATCCAATTCGATGTTggccttgaaaaattcaagaagATAAACATACTGCTTCTTAATCCAATATTCTTAGATGACCTCCATTATCGTCATAATTTGATCGACATAGATCATAGATGGCAGATTGGCTTTGTTACCTACGAGCTTAGG
This Papaver somniferum cultivar HN1 unplaced genomic scaffold, ASM357369v1 unplaced-scaffold_84, whole genome shotgun sequence DNA region includes the following protein-coding sequences:
- the LOC113345906 gene encoding F-box protein At4g19940-like, which produces MNKHGKCMKQKLQKKKKQKQQQKYNEKLELAPAELGGNHETGRHKFFIFYRSNKKKKNREILVSGTTPVLSSDVPEGIICEILSRLPVKSLMRFKCVRKRWQTLIQKDDFFIDLNYSRSKAAHYASLVCIGELRLKDMLNDITCLISMELLLPSKENGYVAAAGAISLWKYPFPKYKRVFSTTNGLLCVTDLIEYSVCIYNISTRESTPWIKSTFIRLKQEEDNKQELYRDFFLHKFGLGYDAVTKEHKVVAVWKCYASDELVSEVLTVRHNTWRRIDAVVPPLSGKGCFICWLHFHHHCEEPCFIQFDVGLEKFKKINILLLNPIFLDDLHYRHNLIDIDHRWQIGFVTYELRYGGQTNKDVYIS